Sequence from the Caldanaerobius fijiensis DSM 17918 genome:
ATTTTTTAGCCTTGATTTTTGGTCATACCAGTCAGGGTATTTTTGTCCGCTACCTTTGTCCCAGTTTCTTATTTCATAATTTGCTACATTCCATAATTTTGATGAGGCATACGTCAAGGAATTTAGTATTATGCTCTGTTTTTTATCAGGATTTAATTCAAATTGTATAACCCTTTGTTTAAAATCAGGGTTGATTTTCTTTAGTTTCACTTTTTCACCCCCTCGTCTTTCGCTTTTTAAGCTTATTTTTTTACACATATAGTATACACCAATGCAATTTACAATTAAATAGCCGGCTTTCATCTCTCTAATAAATTAGAGAGGATTCCCGCCGGTTTTTCCTAAAAAGAGGACTTTAGGGTTGTGTATTAAAGAGGCCGCTATATCGGCTCTCATCCTCTGCCCCAGCGACAGTTGCCTTACAGGTTTTCTTATGAATTCTTCCAGACCCAGAATTTCTATAAAGTCAGACATATTTTTCTTATACACATTATCAGGTACATCGTATATCCGCTTTAATAAAGTAAATGACTCAACGACAGGCAAATCCCACCACAGCTGTGTTCTCTGTCCGAAGACAACACCGATATTCTTAGCATTACGCACGCGATCCCTGTGGGGTGAAAGCCCGCATACACTTACATCGCCACCTGACGGATATAGTATACCTGTGAGCATTTTTATCGTCGTGGATTTTCCTGCGCCGTTTGGCCCTATGTACCCTACCAGCTCCCCTTCTTCTATGTCAAAACTGACGTTATCGACGGCTGAAACCGCTTTCCTTTCCCTATGGAAAAGGCCAGCTAACGCACCTCTAAGCCCCTCTTTTCGGACCGACGTGTAAAACACTTTTGATAAGTTTCTCGCCTCTATTATTGGCACTTATCTTCTCCCCCTCTTTTTTATCAAGCAAAAATTTTTATTAAATCTTTACCGTTTACATCCCAATTTTTTACTACAGTAATTTATATGTTCAGATAAACCACGATATAAAGATGATACATCCTCTTGAAAGCTATATAAGTGAGCCTCCTGTGTAGTTTTAAGCTCGAGAAGAACCGGATTTAGCTGAGCTGCCCTTAAATAACACTCCAGTGCCTGTTCCCAATTCTCTAATTGTTCATAAGCAATTCCTAAATTTACCCATGCATGGGCAAAATCAGATTCCACTTTTATTACTTCATTGAGGCAATTTATAGCATTATCTTTATTGCCCAATGTAAGGTGCAACATTCCCAAAAGATTATAAATGGTCGGATTCCAGAATTCCTGTTCGCGAATTGACAGGCTTTGTTCTAAAACACCTATTGCCTTGGTATAGTCTTGCAAACCCATGTAAAAACGCGCTAAAAATAAACGAGGTATTTTATTTTGCGGTTCAATGTGAATTGCTTTATGAACAATATCAATGGCTTCATGCAACTTTCCCAATGCAGCAGTAGAAAGGGCCAGATACCACCAGCTGGCTGCATCGTCGGGAGTAGCCTTTAATTGCTTCTCAAGAAGATCGTAGTAACGATATGCTTTTTGTTTTAAGGTGTCAGGATCTTCAAGGTACCCGTAATGGTGTATATAGATTCCTTTTATTTCTGGCACACATCCTATACGTTGAAGAGCATAATTAACCGTCTCATGAATATCTTTTTCATACCTTACAGCGGGATTCCGAATGAAAAATTTAGTCACAGGGAATGAAGACCAGCGTCCATTGGGATAATAATTTTGCACCAACAAGGCATAACCCTT
This genomic interval carries:
- a CDS encoding ABC transporter ATP-binding protein produces the protein MPIIEARNLSKVFYTSVRKEGLRGALAGLFHRERKAVSAVDNVSFDIEEGELVGYIGPNGAGKSTTIKMLTGILYPSGGDVSVCGLSPHRDRVRNAKNIGVVFGQRTQLWWDLPVVESFTLLKRIYDVPDNVYKKNMSDFIEILGLEEFIRKPVRQLSLGQRMRADIAASLIHNPKVLFLGKTGGNPL
- a CDS encoding tetratricopeptide repeat protein, with protein sequence MRISACIITKNGGASLIRCIESIKQFVNEIVVVDTGSIDATVRMASKLGAKVYNYPYEVFSYKDAKNFAIDNATGDWILSIDSDEALSCNYGQKLRKLAQKGNCKGYALLVQNYYPNGRWSSFPVTKFFIRNPAVRYEKDIHETVNYALQRIGCVPEIKGIYIHHYGYLEDPDTLKQKAYRYYDLLEKQLKATPDDAASWWYLALSTAALGKLHEAIDIVHKAIHIEPQNKIPRLFLARFYMGLQDYTKAIGVLEQSLSIREQEFWNPTIYNLLGMLHLTLGNKDNAINCLNEVIKVESDFAHAWVNLGIAYEQLENWEQALECYLRAAQLNPVLLELKTTQEAHLYSFQEDVSSLYRGLSEHINYCSKKLGCKR